Part of the Desulfovibrio litoralis DSM 11393 genome, TCGCTTTCCAGCTCTGTTGTATTATCATTATCTATAGCTTTTATTGTAACTTTTAAACCGTTTTCATTTTGTTCGTAACTTTGCACACTTTGTTTTACAATTACGTTAATACCGCTTTTTTTGGCTTCTCTTTGTAAAAGTTTACTTAGTTCAAGGTCAACGGAAGCTAAAGGCAAAAGGCGATCTTGGGCTTCGATAATCGTTACTTTTGAGCCAAAAGCCGCATAAATGAACGCCATTTCACAACCAATTACACCACCGCCGACAATACATAGGCGTTTGGGAACTGATTCCAAATTTAACATATCATCACTGGATAAAATATTTTTTTGATCAAAGGCAAAGTTTTTAAGTTCTAAATTGCGAGAGCCTGTTGCAATAATAATAAAATCACTTTCAATTTTTGTGTTTGTGTTGTCATTAAGTTTTACTTCAACTGTGTTTTCGTTCAACAGAGAAGCTTTTCCGGCAATAAGCTTTATTTTTAAGGCGGAACATTTTTTTTCAAGCCCACTACGTAAGATATTAATAACGCTGTCTTTACGATTTACAACAGTTTTCATATTGATGGAAAAATTAGTTGGTTGTTCTAAACCCAAACTTTCAAAGCGTTTTCCGAGCAGTATGGCATCAGCACTTGTTTTTATCGTTTTGGTTGGAATACAGCCCCAGTTTAAACAGGTTCCACCCAAAGATTCAGCTTCTATTAAAGTAACGGAAGCACCTCTTTTCGCCGCCGCAAAAGCTGCGGTATATCCCCCGGGGCCTCCGCCGATTATTGTAATGCGTAACATAAAAACTCCTCTGCGTTATTCTATTAAAGACTTAAAATAAATTGTTTTTTAATTTAGCCTATTATTTTATTCTTTTGGTAAAAATTCACATTCTCTGGCAGGATAATAACCGAACATTAAGGCTTCTTTGGCGGTTTTAAAAGCTATACGGTTTTGTGGTGCTATTTTCTCTCCGCCAGCACAATTTTTTGGAAAAAATCTTTTGCTTCTTTTATTGGCGATTACTGGTTGATAGCTTTGTTTTAAACTTAATACTTTCTTCCAAAGTCCACGTTCTGCTGTTATTGCTGCTTGTTGGGCTTTTAAAAAGCGTGAAGATTGTTCGGTGCTTAAGTTGGAAAAAGGATAAAAAATTACTAGACCTTCATAAAGTAGTAATTCATTTATTGAATGTTGGTTATTGTCAAATAATTCAACCAGCTGTCTTTTATATGTGTCATATATTTTTTGTTCAGCCTGTGTTGTGAGTGTTTGATTGAGGGCGAGTTCTTCCAAACGTTTTTTTGCCTCTTTTGCGTAATGATAACCAGATTCGACAACGATTCTATTTCTCATTTTAGCTAACTCGGGAGCATCAATCCCTAATAAACGCAGGCTTTCACCGCTTGGAGTTTTGAGGGTATCACCGTCAATAACACTTTGTACCTTTATAGTACCCTGTTCGGCAGGAAGGTTTGTTTGGTTTTGTTGTTCGGTAAAAAACCAAGCACAAAACAGAACAACTAAAAAATATATGAGTTTTTTGAGGGTAAGTTTACCTTTTGGTAGGGGAACTTTGATCGTTTTTTTTCGCATTTTTCTTAGCTATTATTGTGGATATTCTTGAAATTAATAAGCGTAATGAAACATAAAGAGTAATCATTACAAAAGCATAACCAAATTCTTTATTAAAGTATGGAACAATAACAATTGAAATTCCATCAAAATGGAGTTTTAACCAGCCTAAAGCAAAAGGTAGGGGCCATAAAGAAGCTGTAAATAAGGTTGCCCCGATAAAAAAGTTTTTTCCAAAAGAATCGTGTGCCATTTTGTTTACTGATTTAAAAAGCTCTTTATCACCG contains:
- the lpdA gene encoding dihydrolipoyl dehydrogenase, which gives rise to MLRITIIGGGPGGYTAAFAAAKRGASVTLIEAESLGGTCLNWGCIPTKTIKTSADAILLGKRFESLGLEQPTNFSINMKTVVNRKDSVINILRSGLEKKCSALKIKLIAGKASLLNENTVEVKLNDNTNTKIESDFIIIATGSRNLELKNFAFDQKNILSSDDMLNLESVPKRLCIVGGGVIGCEMAFIYAAFGSKVTIIEAQDRLLPLASVDLELSKLLQREAKKSGINVIVKQSVQSYEQNENGLKVTIKAIDNDNTTELESDTVLISVGRIPQTQGLNLEQVGVSTDERGWIKVNDYLESSIKNIYAIGDVLGPTKIMLAHVAAAEGLCVIKNIFGETEKMDYSVVPSAIFTMPEIGTVGITEQEAKAKGLEVKTTSVLMRELGKAHALGELPGLVKLVAETKTGRLLGANISGAYATELIAELTLALKMRASVKDIAQTIHAHPTLSEGIFEAALSLSEEI
- a CDS encoding thermonuclease family protein: MRKKTIKVPLPKGKLTLKKLIYFLVVLFCAWFFTEQQNQTNLPAEQGTIKVQSVIDGDTLKTPSGESLRLLGIDAPELAKMRNRIVVESGYHYAKEAKKRLEELALNQTLTTQAEQKIYDTYKRQLVELFDNNQHSINELLLYEGLVIFYPFSNLSTEQSSRFLKAQQAAITAERGLWKKVLSLKQSYQPVIANKRSKRFFPKNCAGGEKIAPQNRIAFKTAKEALMFGYYPARECEFLPKE